A stretch of DNA from Spirosoma endbachense:
CAAACCTTCTGTTCTAATACGTATATCCTGGATACATTTCTAGGCAATCCAGCCCAGCCCATAGCTAAATACGAGTGGTCCAATCTGGCTCAGGAAAGCTTTACCGATCAGTTTCCCTATTCGCAGCAGCAAGCCGAACTACAGGATTTTAGTCAGTGGTTAGTCGAGCTTTTGTCAACGGATTTATTCAAAACCCGTAAAGACCGCTACATAGCTATTCAGCAACGATTGGCCACAGAGGACGACCAGGAAACTCGGCGCTATTTATTGAACGAAGCCCATCAGCTAGAGGAGTGGTTTTAAAGCAAAGCCGATTGATTCATAAACTCAGCTACGTCCCAATTTTTGAGACGTTGATTCGTGAGACGGCAATTTGAGATTACTAATAATGTCCGGGTGTATGTCCTGAGAGGAAGCTATGCTGTTTTGGGAAAACGGGCGTTTAAAGAGATGGCATACACCTTGACCCGTCCTGAAAAGCGTTGACCGTTGTCCGATCCTGAAAATAAATGGTCCGCCGTGGCGGTTGTCAGTTTGTCCAGGACTGGACAAGGATTCGTCCGTTTCTGGACATCGCTTTTACTAGTACCAAGCTGGTTTTGCTCTAAAGGCTCCTTTTCAACTCTGGCACCAGATTTGATTTAAAATATTGTATCTAATCAAACAAGCAGACGTGCTCATGAAAAAGACGAGACTGGGGGAGTTAGAAGAGCTGGTGCTACTGGTTGTGGCCGCTAGCACCGAAGAGGTCTATGGCGTGCCCGTTATGGAACAACTTCAACTCCAGACAGGCCGAAGCTTCACCGTCAGTGCAGTACACACAACCCTATATCGACTCGAAGAAAAGGGGTTTCTGTCGTCCTTGGTGGGCGGGGCAACTACTGAGCGTGGAGGCCGTCGTAAGCGGCTGTTTGCCTTGACAGCCGAAGGGGGGGAAGTCTTACTCGAGATTCAGCAGATGCGCACTCGACTTTGGGAAGCGATCCCACAGGGCAAACTTCAATTGTTGGGCCTTTAAGTTTACCTACTGCCATGATTCGAAAGCGACTGTCTCCTCAACCTGAACGGCCCGCCCCACCGCGCTGGGCCGACCGTCTTCTGGAAGGGTTCGTGGCCCCGCACCTATTGGAGTACGTGCAGGGGGATTTGCAGGAAGTATTTTATAAGCGCGTTAAGCAGGTAGGCCTGACCCACGCTCGGCGCGAGTACGGCTGGGCGGTGCTACACTGCCTAACCCCATTTTTTCATAAACCGCTCCGGCCCGTCCGGAGTACCGGTAAACTCCTTTCTAAACATTCTCAACCCGCACTAATGGATATGCTACGCAACTATGTCAAAATCGCTTTTCGTAACCTCGCCAAAAACAAGGGGTACTCATTCATTAACATTTCGGGGCTCGCTATGGGTATGTCTGTGACGATGCTCATTGGACTTTGGATTTATGATGAAATTTCATTTAATAAATATCATACGAATTATGACCGCATCGCCCAGGTGATGCAGCACCAAACGTATAATGGAGAAATAGAAACGGGCGGTGCAGTTAGCCCACTAATGGCCGAAGAAATTCGAAGTAATTATGGAAATGGGCACTCCGGCCAGTACCGCAACGGCAGACCGGCCGGAGTGGGGTCTTTCAAGTATGTGGTGCAATCCTCCTGGACAGAGGATCATATTTTGACAGCTGGTGAAAAGATATTTACAAAAGCAGGTAATTATTGTGACCCCCAGATAGCTGACATGCTGTCGCTAAAAATGCGGTACGGTACGAGAGCTGGCTTAAATGAGCCTTACTCCATTTTATTATCAGAAACGGTAGCCAAGGCATTCTTTGGTGATGTTGATCCCGTAAATAAAATCTTAAAAATTGACAATAAGCAAGATGTTAAAATCACAGGCGTTTATGAAGATTTACCCTATAACTCAACGTTCAACGATGTTTCTTTCGTTTTGCCTTGGGAGCTTTATAAAATCCAAAATCCATGGATAAAAGAAAAGAAGGAGTGGAGCGACGATTTTACACTTGCTTATGCCCAAATAGCTGATAATACAGATATGGCAAAAGCTTCGGCAAAAATCAAAAATATTAAATTGAATAAAATAAGTAAAGAAGAGGCAAAATATAAACCAGAGGTTTTTTTACAACCAATGTCAAAGTGGCATTTGTATTCTGAGTTTAAAAATGGAATAAATACAGGTGGGCGAATTGAATTCGTATGGCTTTTTGGAATTATTGGTCTGTTTGTGCTGCTTTTGGCCTGCATTAACTTTATGAATTTGGCCACTGCTCGTTCCGAAAAAAGAGCAAAAGAAGTCGGCATTCGAAAGGCAATCGGCTCTTTTCGTGGGCAATTGATTAGTCAATTTTTCTCCGAATCAATGCTCGTAGTATCTTTTTCTTTTCTAATCTCCCTACTAATTGTACTACTTATATTGCCACTATTTAATGAAATTTCTAACAAAAGAATGTCATTTCTGTGGGTAAATCCTATATTCTGGTTTTTGGGAATTGGCTTTAGCCTTCTTACGGGCCTGATTGCTGGCCTTTACCCTGCTCTTTATTTATCGTCTTTCCAAGCCATCAAAGTACTCAAGGGAACGTTCCGAGTAGGTCGTTTTGCCACAATTCCAAGAAAAATTTTAGTGGTCGTCCAATTCACTGTATCTGTCACCTTAATTATTGGTACCATTATGGTTTTTAAACAGATACAATTTGCTAGGAATCGCCCAATAGGTTATAACCGTAGTGGGTTGATTACGATTGAAATGGCGACAAACGACATACATAATCATTTTGATGCTGTACGGGCTGATTTGCTGAAATCGACAAGTGTAGAAGAGGTATCAGAATCATCAAGCCCCGCAACAGGAGTGAACAATAATATGAGTGGACTTGAATGGAAAGGCAAAGACCCTACAATGAAGGATTCCTTTGCTGCTATACGAGTAACATCAGGCTATGGAAAAACCGTAGGCTGGCAGTTAAAAGATGGCCGAGATTTTTCGAGCGAGTTTGGCACTGATTCATCCTCGATCATATTAAACGAGGCTGCGGTTCACTATATGGGACTTAAAAATCCTGTTGGTGAATTCGTACGATTTGGTAATAAAGATCACGTAGTTGTTGGCGTCATCAAGGATATGCTGATGTCATCCCCTTACGAACCTATTAAACAAACAGTTTTTTATAGTACGAATAGAGGTTTTAATTATTTAAACATAAAGATAAGCCCGAATGCAAGTATCAATGAGGCACTAAATAAGATTGAAGCGGTTTGTAAAACGTATTCTCCTTCTGTTCCATTCGCCTACAAGTTTGTCGATGACGAGTATGACAAAAAATTTAGTCAGGAACAACGAATCGGAAAACTAGCAGCCTTTTTTGCCATCTTAGCTATATTCATCAGCTGTTTAGGTCTTTTCGGTTTAGCTTCTTTCATAGCTGAACAACGGACGAAAGAAATTGGAATCCGTAAAGTATTGGGTGCATCCGTAGCCCATCTTTGGCAATTATTATCAAAAGATTTTGTGGTTTTAGTCATCGCATCCTGCCTAATTTCCGCACCAATTGCCTATTATTTTATGAGTAACTGGCTCCAGAAATATACTTATCGTACAGAGATTTCTTGGTGGATTTTTGCCGCCTCAGGGGTAGGCGCGTTGGTTATTACCCTGCTGACAGTCAGCTTCCAAAGTATCAAAGCCGCTTTGGTTAATCCGGTCAAGAGCTTACGATCCGAATAATCTTGAGCTTTATTGTATAGCCCAAAGGTGTGCCTAACGATTTCACCTAACATTTTTCTGTGTCGTCACTAGTTTCACAATCTCAATAAATGCTCCTATACGAGACGAAGGAACGTTCATGCATTTGCCTCGTAAATGGGACAGTTCATGCGAAAAGAAAATATTTCTATTAAAATCTTGGGGTTTTTATCAAGTCTGACCCATATAGGCGTGTTTTCTGTTTCGGTGCGACTGTTCCAACATCGCTGTGGCATACCCCAGTTGTTTGCTTGAAAGACCCAGTGTGAGAGAGGAGCAGCAAGCTATTACCCATTCGCGGTAAAACTATCTGTCTCCGTAAATAAGAATTGAAATAATCCCTAAAATTTTTCTTACTAGTTGCAAGTTACGATACGCATCGTACCTTTGTGACAACCTACGTTAGCAATCGTAGCTTTCGACTATGTCTACAGAAAAAAATAAGTCCAGTGATTCCTTACCGACCAAAGGAGAACTGGAGGCTCTCAAAGTGTTGTGGAAGCATGGGCCCTCGACCGTCCGCTTTGTGCATGACCTGTTAACCAAGGATAGCAAGACCGTCCGCTACACCTCCACCTTAAAAATGATGCAGCTGATGACCGAAAAAGGGATGCTCAAAAGGGACGAAAGCAAAATGACCCATGTCTATTATGCCCTGCTGGAAGAAAAACCAACAATGGCGACGATCGCTAATCGCTTTATCCAGTCAATGTATAACGGTTCGGTCAGCAGCCTGCTTGTTGCTTTTATGGATAATAAGAAATCGTCCGCAAAAGAAATTGAACAGGTAAAAGCGTTTTTGGAGCAGTTGGACAATCAGGATGAATCCTCTTTAAACTAAGTAGCCATGACCGTATTCGGCCAGCTAAACCAACTAAGTAATAGCCCCGCAGTCACCGCCCTGACCTGGACGCTTTTTCATTCGTTATGGCAGGGAGTGCTGGTTGCTATCCTGACAGGGATCATTATTTCAGCTACCAAAAGGGCTAAACCGGTGTTGCGCTATCAGTTGCTCTGTCTCTTATTGCTTTTGCTGCTCTTCACTTCTGTCCTTACGTTTTGGTATCAATATCATCTCCAACCGCAACAGATAAGCTTCTTCGGCAGTCAACTGAAGCAATATCCTGATGGGCAGCTGCCTGATCACCTGCCAGGAGGTGCCAGGAATGTGCGTTGGTTGCTGAAAGGCCTGATAGCCATGATCGCTGACTTTATTTCACAACATACAGATGCGATAGCGGCCGTTTGGCTGGTGTTTTTCTTGATCAAAAGCGTAAGAATAGGCTTCGCGCTGGGTTTTACCGCTTACATCCGCCAGTATAGATCGGCTGAAGCTTCGCCGTACTGGACTGCAAAGCTCGATGTACTTCGCACACAGTTGTCGGTCGCCAAACCGGTGCTCTTGCTGGAGTCCGCGCTGTTAACAATACCAGTGGTTTATGGCCATCTCAAACCCGTGATCCTTATTCCGCTCGGGCTGCTGAGTCAACTGCCTCCAGGGCAGATTGAAGCGATAGTAGTCCATGAGTTAATGCACATCCGTAGAAACGATTATCTGGTCAATCTGTTGCAGCAGGTTTCGGAAGTTGTTTTTTTCTTTAATCCTGCCTTGCTGTGGTTATCCGCCTGTATCCGCGAGGAAAGGGAGTATTGCTGTGATGAACTGGCCATCGCGCAACTAGGCCATCGAAGACAGTACGCCGAAGCATTGATCCGCTTCAAGGAACTATCTCTGACTAGCTCACCATCCGGTGGCATCGCTTTTACTGGCACAAGAACTAGCCTTTTGAGTCGCATCAGCCGTATTGTCACCAAACAAAATCATCCCTTGAGCCTGGCTGAAAAAAGCGCCTTGTTCATTTGCGGGCTGGCTTTAATAGTCTTCTTTGGTTTTTATAAAACTCCCTCACAACTAGCCTTATCCCCTGTTTCTCCGCCGACTAAACAAACAAACGTAGATTTTCCGCTGGGTAAAGTGATCGCTGAAATCAGCGAAGACCTCCTTAAAGAAGGCATTGTCCAAACTACTAAAGGATTGTCCTTTGAACTGACCAATACCGGGCTGCAGGTTGGTGGCGTGCGACAACCTGCCCAGGTTTGGCAGAAGCTCTATAACAAATACCTCAAATTTTCACCCTATCCGATCAAACCGGACTACAGAAACGATTCGGATTTCGGGATCTATTATAATGCCGGCACCTATGTGTTTGGCATAGGCACAAAGCCACCAGCCTGGAAGAATTATACATCATCGCTCTAAAATTCAATACATTATGAAAGGAATTCTCTGTTCACTGGGCTACCTGATGGCTTTTGCCGCCAATGCGCAACAGCAGGCTCAACCACCCAAATTTACGTCCGCAGAACGGCAGGCCGTGATCGACACGCTCATTGCCAAGGTCAATCGCCTGTATGTCTATGAGGATGTGGCAAAAAAAATGACTGCGGTAATCCGGCAGCATCAACAGCAACATAACTATGATACGATCACTAATCGAGCGGTTTTCGCCAAAATGTTAACTGCCGATCTTCATTCGATTAATAAAGACGGGCACCTCGGTGTGGACTATACGGCTACGCCGGCCGGTGACGAAAAACCCGAGGCACCCTCGGAAGAAGCCGCCAATGCGTTCCGAAAAACCTGGGCACGCAGCAACTTTAATTTCAAAAAGGTTGAAATATTGGAGGGCAATATAGGCCTCTTGCAGGTAGACACATTCTTTCCGTCCGAGTGGATCAAGGACCTGACCCAGTCGTCGATGACGTTTCTGGCCAATGCGGACGCGATCATTATCGATGTTCGTAAGAATCACGGGTTTTCGGACGGTGGTTATTTGATCGCCAGCTATTTCTTTAGCGACCCGGCTCATTGGAGCGATGGCTATGACCGCGAAGCGAAGACAGTGAGGCAGACCTGGACAATGCCGGTCGTTCCCGGACCAAAGCTGGCTGATAAGGACCTGTACATCACCGTCAGCAAGGACTGCTTTTCTGCTTCGGAAGATTTCGCCTATAACCTGCAGGCCCTGGGTCGGGCGAAGGTGATTGGTGAAGTGACTGGGGGTGGCGCACATCCCACCAAGCCTTATAAAATTGGCACCTATTTCTTAGCGGCTATTCCCTTCGCTTACAGTGTAAATCCGGTTACCCACACGGACTGGGAAGGGAAAGGGGTGCAGCCTGATGTACACGTTCCCGCTGATCAGGCGCTATTAACCGCCCAGATCATGGCCATCCAGGCGGTGATTAAACGCCACCCCACTGACAAAGAACGCATTACCTACCTGCAAAAGGTGATTGCTGAGAAGGAAAAACAATTGGCCATTTTAAAAAAGTAAACTCATGAGCCTAGCGCAATTGATACAGCTCAGTAACGTCAGGTAACGGTATTACTTTTGATTTCCTGTTATTTAGATGGTCTCCCCAGGACTTGATTCTGGAAATCCGCGAATGTCAAGAAAGCTCTGGGGCGCCCGGGCTTAAGCGAGCTTTTATATAGCTAAAATCATCAGTCCAGTTAACGAGAACATAAATTAGTACAGTGGAGTGGAGGTTTTGACCAGTATTCCTTTTATCTCAAATAACCCTCCTATTTGAGACAGAGGAACGTTCGTAATGTTCCCTACTTAATTAGTTGGCCATTATCTAATTAGTGTCCGCGTCGTGAAGGATCATACAGACGCTCATCAATCTCGAATACTTCCGATCCGACGATTAAATGGGAAACGACGACCTATAATTGGAAAGAGATCATTAATCAGTTCAGCATTATCTTTGAAGAACGAATCAAATCGCATCGCATCGAATAAAACCTGCTGACACAGTTCAGCGAGCACTCCCGGTCAGGGTAGTTCCCGTAATGCTCCACACTTGTCGCAGCTGAATGCAATCCTAAATTTGATACTAAGCCAGTTGCAGGTCTTTTTTAGTGTTCATCACACTGGCATTCTTAAAGTGGCTATTGGCTGGTACCTTCAATTTATAGGGCCGGTTGAAGGCTTCCTGGGAAATGCTAAAGTAGCCAGAAAGTGTTCTGATGATCTCTTTAGACAACCCCTTCTTATAGTGCAAAATATCTGAAACAAGACTTTTACTTACGCCCAAAATCTGGGTCATATCTTTCGCTTTAAGCGATTTCTCGCTCATCAATGCGGTGAGTAACTCAATGGGATCTACATCCTCGAAGGAGTTATGTTCGGCATCCCATTTTTCAATCAAATAAGTGAGCAACTCGATTTCATCCTGCGTATTTTCTCCTTGATCGTTTCCTGTTACTAGCGTTTCTAAAGCAGTACAGTAGTCACTATATTGCTTCTCGGACTTGATTATCTTATAGCGGAGTGCTTCCATCTTAATAATGATTTACGGTATATTGTTGGTTGTGCTTACAGAGCTTATCATACTGGGCATGGGTTCCTATCCAGCAAACAAAGAGATGAACTTGGTTCTTTCCAAAGGCATATTTGCAGATCATCCTATAGTTATTACCGCCAATATCAAATACAACCCGGTTGGTGCCATTACCTAGTAAATCAGCGGCCCCAAATGTCTCTTTAATAGCCTCGGGCGTCTGCCAATTGGCAAACTTGACGACGGTGAGCCAAACCTTAAACGAGCTTTTACTGCGAGCATTCTTCTCGGTGTAAGCCTCAATAGTTTCCTTTCTAATTAGATGAACTCTCATAAGCTACTATAAAGATACTCCGAAAGTTCTCAAAATGTGAACTTTCGGAGTGCATCCACAGGAGGTTGTCTCAAATGGGAGCGTTTACTGAGAATGTGCCTTCCCGAACACCACGCTGATTTTTACTATCTGTCAACGCTAATCCGTACATATGCTCAAAACCGAATAATAAAATCGGCTATGGGAAGGTTGAGTTAATCGGTCATCCGTTTGCGTGGCTTGTCCCGTTTGCCTATTGTTGTAACACAGCGTAACCCGTTCAACTTACAAACGTATAAATAGGGTAAACGACAACACACTCAACTTTAACAAGTTGATCACCAATAATTTGATATTAAGTGAGTTGGCATACAATACTATGTTGGGTGGCCCGTCCATAAATTGCTTGCGGGCGGGTTTCGGTCGACAGGCTGCACGTCCCTGAAGGAAGATTTTCAGCCCAACGAAACAGGGGGTGTAAAGGTTGACGCTCCGTCTGTTGTTTGAAACGGTCTTATCATCCATCAACCCTCGCGAGTGTTGGGTGCGCTAGCTAATCGGTACTTACACGTCCAGCTTTCGGGCGACAAGGCAAACGCCTTGGCTGGGTAGGCTTTGGGCTTTCATTTCCGATTTGTGGCCGACAAGCCACTCATCCCGACAGGGTTAAAATAATTTTCACCTCAACTGTTACCTCGCCGGGTTTGAAGGCATAAAGTAAGGTATAGTTCGCATATCAATCAACCAAATACCATGTCAAAAACTATGACGATCAAGACCATCTGTTACGTTCTTTTTCTCCCCCTACTGACGCTGGCCATAGGATGTGGTAAGAAGGGAGATAGCACGAATGGTAATGTTGATCCACGAGATCAGTACGTAGGTACATATAATGTTACCCTAACCGAAGGACCACCCAAAATGAGGACATTGAAAACTAGTATTAAGTTTAGTAAATCCTCGACAACAGGAAGCTATTTAGTCTTGACCGATTACGCTGGCGATAATATCGTGGAACTTTCAAGCTCTCATATTAACCTCTATAAACATAGTGTTAATCAAGATGCTTTCGGGGATAATAAAGATATATTTTCGAGATACGGCTCGGGCGATTTCAATGGGAGCACGGTAAAAATGACTACTTACACAGGTGGCAATTCGGATGGTGGTGCTGATGTAAAATGTGACTATGTAGGTACTAAGCAGTAGAATACTGCCATACGTAGTATGGTATGTATTAGCGCACTGATTTATGGGACTAAGGTAAAGATTCAGCCCAGCGAAATAGGAGTATAAAGGTTGCAAGTTGCTTTTGTTCAGTCCGCTTCTAAACCATCAATCCCTGTGGGCGTCGGGTGATTTCCGTTTCAGTGTGTGCAGTGCCAGCTTTCGGGCGACAGAGAAAACCAGTTGATAGCCAACGCTTTATCATTCCAAAATAAGAAGCGGTTCTGTAAAGCCAGTGTTCAACTTTTACAAATTAATTTTCCACACTATGAAAAGCCTGTTTACGCTCGCTTTGCTCTTTGAAGTCGTATTGCTCATTTTTTCTTGTGGCCAGGGTAATAGTCCCACTCCTGCTACACCAACTTCGGATCTGGTGGCTAATTTTGAGTTTACCGGTGGCGACTGTACGGCCCCCTGTGAGGTCAGTTTTACCCAAAAAGCTACGGGATCTATCACCAGCTACCTCTGGGACTTTGGTGATAAAACTACCACCTCAGCCGAAGTCAACCCCAAACATACCTATCAGCAGGGGGGAACGTTCACCGTTACATTGACGGTAAGTGGCCCTGGTGGTACCAGCCAGCCTAAAGCCCAGTCATTAACCATTAAAACTGGTACGACTACTGGTATCCCTGCCAAAGTCTGGGATAAAACCTTTGGCGGCACTGATGATGATGCTATACGCGCTATGGTAGCCACCTCGGACGGCGGTTTTCTGCTGGGTGGCTATTCTCGCTCCGGCCAGAATGGCAATAGGTCCGCTCCCAATCTGGGGAAAACTGATATGTGGGTGGTGAAGGTTGATGGAAGTGGCAATAAAGTCTGGGATAAAGCCTTTGGCGGCAGTAATGATGATGTTTTAACCTCGATTCTTGCCACTTCGGATGGGGGCTTTCTACTGGGGGGCAATTCTAAATCCGATCAGGATGGCAACAAGTCCACTCCTAAACAAGGGGGAGGGAGTAGCGATATTGGTGATATGTGGGTGGTGAAGATCGATGGGAGTGGTAATAAAGTCTGGGATAAAGCCTTTGGTAGCAACGATTCAGATGGTATATCCGCTATGGTAGCCACCTCGGATGGCGGCTTTCTACTGGGGGGCTATTCTGACTCCGATCAGACTGGCAGTAAGTCCGCCCCTAAACGAGGAGGAACTGATATGTGGGTGGTAAAGATCGATGGGGGTGGCAACAAAATCTGGGATAAAACCTTTGGTGGCGCTGATTCGGATTACCTAAACTCTATGGTAGCCACCTCGGACGGCGGTTTTCTGCTGGGTGGCTATTCTCGCTCCAGCCAGGATGGCAATAAGTCTGATGCCAACCGAGGGCAAGAAGATTACTGGGTAGTGAAGATCGATGGGAGTGGTAACAAAGTTTGGGATAAAACCTTTGGTGGCAGTGATACAGACTACCTAAACTCTGTAGCAACCACCTCGGACGGCGGTTTTCTGCTGGGTGGCTATTCTCGCTCCAGCCAGGATGGCAATAAGTCTGATGCCAACCGAGGGCAAGAAGATTACTGGGTAGTGAAGATCGATGGGAGTGGCAACAAAATTTGGGACAAAACCTTTGGCGGCAGTTCCGGCGATAATTTACGCGCTATGGCAGCCACCTCGGATGGCGGTTTTCTACTGGGGGGAGCCTCTGGCTCTGGTCAGACTGGCAACAAGTCCGCACCCTATCAAGGAGCTTATGATTACTGGGTAGTGAAGATTAATGGAAGTGGCAGCAAAGTCTGGGATAAAACCTTTGGCGGGAGCAGTAATGATATGATGTATTCACTGTTGGCCACTTCGGACGGAGGCTTTCTATTTGGGGGCAATTCTAACTCCGATCAGAGTGGCGATAAATCTGACCCCAATCGAGGAAATACTGTTCTTAAGGTAAATGACGATATGTGGGTAGTGAAGGCCAAATAATGAAACCTTTAACAATCAGCCTCTCCGTACCTACTCGATTGTACCCAGATTCACGACAATAAACTAAACATATAAACACCATGCTTCGGACTTCTTTGCTTCTTCTCTTTCTTATTCATCTCTCAATCGCCAATGGTCAGTCAAACCGAAGAATAGAACAAAATAAAGTAGAAGTTATTTCAGGAACTGGTCCAGGCTGTATAATTCTTGAACGAGGTAACACGGTTTCCATTTTAACAACTGGCACCATCCGGCTTGGCATGTTTGCGGGTAGTGGCGACGCAGATGGGATTGATGGCTTTACTTCATACAATCAGGTTGTTGGTTTTCGTCATGGTGCCCTGTTGGGCCGTATTGGTAATGGACCCTGGTTTTTGGTCGGTACTGACGCATCATTTGTGGCGGATCGTGATGGAACGCTTACACTATTAGTGAACGACGCGCAAACTGGCGATAATTCAGGGAGTTTCATTGTAGAGTACAGCATCAATCAGCCCTTAGCTGGTCAAAGCAGACCCCAGACAGACTTACGAACCGCAGAAGCGTCCGGTCAACTAGATGCTGATGCGAAATCACCTGTCGTTTATATAGTTATCTGGACATATACAAACGGCAACAGTAACTATGCCAATAGCAATAGGGCCATTTATATCAGTTCCCCAATTAAGACATGGGGTTGCCCGACAAACAGGGCTTATAGACCCGGTTCCTCTCAGAGTAAATGGGATTGTGATGATTACGGTTACGAATCATTCAGAAGTTCAGTAAATCTCAGGTACGATTTCGGATGGTCAAACTATAAAGGGTTTAGTTCAAGGGTATTTGAAGACCTCGAGAGTGCAAGGAAGTTTCAAAGTAAATTATCCAGTGAGGCTACTGATGATAATTATGCCACCAGATATGTAAATACTTTTTAGAGGATAGCATACATTCACGATAAACAATTATGAGCAGCTACAGAAAGCATTATCACAGCGATGACCGTCAGGTTGGAAAAGGGGTGATAATGGTGGGATTGGGTATCGCAGCTTGCTGCGTTTCACGGGGCAGGCTGTGGGGGTGAGCGGGATCATTGGAGGTATTACGAAAATTACCATTACTTCTGCTAAAGCGACCTGTAAAGCAGGCCGAAAAAAACGAGTAAGGGCAGAAGATCGTTTGTTATACTTCGCTCCGCGTGGGCGGGTTGTCTTGGCGACAGGCAACACGTCCCGAGAGCAAGACTAAACAGCCCAACCGTTCATGTGTGTAATGGCTCGTTCCTCGCCATCAACATATGAAGTCGTTGGGTGCAGAGCCAATAGGTAGTGCTCATTTGTGGGCTCGCGTGCGACAGACAGCTCATCCCGAAGGCAGGTTGTTTGGCTCGTTGGTTAGCTTCGGTTGACAGCACAAACGCCGGAGTTAGGTAGTTTTGATGTCCGCATTTTCGGGCCGCGTTCGACAGCGCAAACGCCCCGGTAAGGTGGCAACGTACTTGAAGCCAAAGTAAACTTGCATGGATGCATCACTTTTTGAGCAACGCTTAGAGCAAGCCCTAAATAAATTGCTTTCGCTAACCGCGTCTTTCTGTACTAATGATCTGTCTCAGCAGATACTTTTCTGGGTTGAGCCAAGCGGCTGGGAGGCTCATGAAGGCTTGAATGAGGTAGAGGCAGAGCGGGTTGGACTGCTTTGTGAAGGAGTGGGTAAGTCGCTCACCAAAAACGAGCTGCTTCAACTATTGTGGCATGAAGGCAAAGTGCCGCTTTGGATTAATATGAGTGTTCGTAAAGCAACCCCCACCTTTACCTTTTGCCATTTGTTATGTAGTCGGCGGCTACGTGCTGAGGCCGAGCTTTACCATCAATCCGACCCTTATCTGCCTTTTCATATTGTTGTCCCACTCCCAGCTACATATGGTGGTTCGTCGGAGGAGAGATTTGACATTAATTGGCAAGTCCAACGGCCAAAAAGTTTGATTGGTAAGTTAAGGCATCTACTAACAGGTCATTACAGGGCTTTCTTATAAAAACGGCAAGGAGCAGTTAGCCATACCTTTGTGGTTCTCTAGACTACAAAACCATGACTGTCGCTCCCTGCTTGGCTAAACCTACAACATTTTTCCAACTTCTTGACCANNNNNNNNNNCTAGCTAGCTAGCNNNNNN
This window harbors:
- a CDS encoding PadR family transcriptional regulator, encoding MKKTRLGELEELVLLVVAASTEEVYGVPVMEQLQLQTGRSFTVSAVHTTLYRLEEKGFLSSLVGGATTERGGRRKRLFALTAEGGEVLLEIQQMRTRLWEAIPQGKLQLLGL
- a CDS encoding S41 family peptidase, with the translated sequence MKGILCSLGYLMAFAANAQQQAQPPKFTSAERQAVIDTLIAKVNRLYVYEDVAKKMTAVIRQHQQQHNYDTITNRAVFAKMLTADLHSINKDGHLGVDYTATPAGDEKPEAPSEEAANAFRKTWARSNFNFKKVEILEGNIGLLQVDTFFPSEWIKDLTQSSMTFLANADAIIIDVRKNHGFSDGGYLIASYFFSDPAHWSDGYDREAKTVRQTWTMPVVPGPKLADKDLYITVSKDCFSASEDFAYNLQALGRAKVIGEVTGGGAHPTKPYKIGTYFLAAIPFAYSVNPVTHTDWEGKGVQPDVHVPADQALLTAQIMAIQAVIKRHPTDKERITYLQKVIAEKEKQLAILKK
- a CDS encoding ABC transporter permease — its product is MIRKRLSPQPERPAPPRWADRLLEGFVAPHLLEYVQGDLQEVFYKRVKQVGLTHARREYGWAVLHCLTPFFHKPLRPVRSTGKLLSKHSQPALMDMLRNYVKIAFRNLAKNKGYSFINISGLAMGMSVTMLIGLWIYDEISFNKYHTNYDRIAQVMQHQTYNGEIETGGAVSPLMAEEIRSNYGNGHSGQYRNGRPAGVGSFKYVVQSSWTEDHILTAGEKIFTKAGNYCDPQIADMLSLKMRYGTRAGLNEPYSILLSETVAKAFFGDVDPVNKILKIDNKQDVKITGVYEDLPYNSTFNDVSFVLPWELYKIQNPWIKEKKEWSDDFTLAYAQIADNTDMAKASAKIKNIKLNKISKEEAKYKPEVFLQPMSKWHLYSEFKNGINTGGRIEFVWLFGIIGLFVLLLACINFMNLATARSEKRAKEVGIRKAIGSFRGQLISQFFSESMLVVSFSFLISLLIVLLILPLFNEISNKRMSFLWVNPIFWFLGIGFSLLTGLIAGLYPALYLSSFQAIKVLKGTFRVGRFATIPRKILVVVQFTVSVTLIIGTIMVFKQIQFARNRPIGYNRSGLITIEMATNDIHNHFDAVRADLLKSTSVEEVSESSSPATGVNNNMSGLEWKGKDPTMKDSFAAIRVTSGYGKTVGWQLKDGRDFSSEFGTDSSSIILNEAAVHYMGLKNPVGEFVRFGNKDHVVVGVIKDMLMSSPYEPIKQTVFYSTNRGFNYLNIKISPNASINEALNKIEAVCKTYSPSVPFAYKFVDDEYDKKFSQEQRIGKLAAFFAILAIFISCLGLFGLASFIAEQRTKEIGIRKVLGASVAHLWQLLSKDFVVLVIASCLISAPIAYYFMSNWLQKYTYRTEISWWIFAASGVGALVITLLTVSFQSIKAALVNPVKSLRSE
- a CDS encoding BlaI/MecI/CopY family transcriptional regulator — encoded protein: MSTEKNKSSDSLPTKGELEALKVLWKHGPSTVRFVHDLLTKDSKTVRYTSTLKMMQLMTEKGMLKRDESKMTHVYYALLEEKPTMATIANRFIQSMYNGSVSSLLVAFMDNKKSSAKEIEQVKAFLEQLDNQDESSLN
- a CDS encoding M56 family metallopeptidase, which translates into the protein MTVFGQLNQLSNSPAVTALTWTLFHSLWQGVLVAILTGIIISATKRAKPVLRYQLLCLLLLLLLFTSVLTFWYQYHLQPQQISFFGSQLKQYPDGQLPDHLPGGARNVRWLLKGLIAMIADFISQHTDAIAAVWLVFFLIKSVRIGFALGFTAYIRQYRSAEASPYWTAKLDVLRTQLSVAKPVLLLESALLTIPVVYGHLKPVILIPLGLLSQLPPGQIEAIVVHELMHIRRNDYLVNLLQQVSEVVFFFNPALLWLSACIREEREYCCDELAIAQLGHRRQYAEALIRFKELSLTSSPSGGIAFTGTRTSLLSRISRIVTKQNHPLSLAEKSALFICGLALIVFFGFYKTPSQLALSPVSPPTKQTNVDFPLGKVIAEISEDLLKEGIVQTTKGLSFELTNTGLQVGGVRQPAQVWQKLYNKYLKFSPYPIKPDYRNDSDFGIYYNAGTYVFGIGTKPPAWKNYTSSL